A single region of the Paramicrobacterium fandaimingii genome encodes:
- the cmk gene encoding (d)CMP kinase, with amino-acid sequence MANIVVAIDGPAGSGKSSISKQAARQLDYDYLDTGAAYRALAWWVLERDMSSADSAAIVDALPDWDYSIGVDPDDCVVMVGETDITEAIREPRVSGVVSSVARVPAIREHVNALFRSIMRSSPRDGIIVEGRDITTVVAPDAPVRILLTASEEVRMARRSAELTTENATEVANQLRKRDAADSRVVDFMTAAEGVVTVDSTTLNFDQTVDAVLDVITQQTARTTHG; translated from the coding sequence ATGGCAAACATCGTCGTTGCGATTGATGGGCCGGCAGGTTCGGGCAAGTCGAGCATCTCCAAGCAGGCCGCGCGTCAGCTGGACTATGACTACCTTGACACGGGGGCCGCCTATCGAGCGCTCGCCTGGTGGGTTCTCGAGCGCGACATGTCGAGTGCAGACAGCGCCGCCATCGTCGATGCTCTTCCCGACTGGGATTACAGCATCGGAGTCGACCCCGATGATTGCGTCGTGATGGTGGGCGAAACCGACATCACCGAGGCGATTCGCGAACCGCGTGTTTCGGGAGTCGTCAGCAGCGTGGCGCGCGTGCCCGCAATCCGCGAGCATGTGAATGCGCTCTTCCGCAGCATCATGCGCTCGTCTCCCCGGGACGGCATCATCGTCGAAGGTCGCGACATCACAACGGTCGTCGCCCCGGATGCTCCCGTTCGCATTCTTCTCACAGCATCCGAAGAGGTTAGAATGGCGAGGCGCTCGGCGGAGCTCACGACCGAGAACGCGACGGAGGTCGCGAATCAGCTTCGCAAGCGCGACGCCGCGGACTCGCGCGTCGTCGACTTTATGACAGCGGCCGAAGGCGTTGTCACCGTCGACTCGACAACCCTCAACTTTGATCAGACCGTCGATGCAGTACTCGATGTGATCACCCAGCAGACCGCAAGGACGACACATGGCTGA
- a CDS encoding DUF1684 domain-containing protein, which produces MTDLERFRGEWSAWRRARDEQMADVRSPLAFVWGAHVTAPDTEVPPAPGRWAPLEGGRGLGVTAEAADGIRINSELVDGHAELYWLALDGPTEATFSDGSIGVVFSYDGTRFALQIWNAASERRQRFDRIDSFTYDARWVVPARIKQPSEGRTVAISHYRDPAPVEVPVVAEIVLTIDERYYILQATEHEGTLAIPFRDETSGISSYGSGRVLELPLDGPDPVKVGDVAFIDLNRARLLPCAFSPAWNCPLPPSDNVLPIAIEAGEKWPVDAAGKPLDSD; this is translated from the coding sequence ATGACAGATCTCGAGCGGTTCCGTGGTGAGTGGAGCGCATGGCGTCGCGCGCGTGACGAGCAGATGGCCGATGTGCGGAGCCCCTTAGCGTTTGTGTGGGGCGCTCACGTGACGGCGCCAGACACAGAGGTTCCGCCCGCACCGGGCCGCTGGGCGCCGCTTGAGGGCGGCCGTGGTCTCGGCGTGACAGCCGAGGCAGCTGACGGCATCCGCATTAACAGCGAACTCGTCGATGGGCACGCGGAGCTCTACTGGCTTGCTCTCGACGGGCCCACCGAAGCGACATTCTCCGACGGCAGCATTGGTGTCGTTTTCAGCTACGACGGCACACGGTTCGCGCTGCAAATCTGGAATGCCGCATCCGAACGCAGGCAACGCTTCGACCGCATTGATTCCTTTACCTATGACGCTCGGTGGGTGGTGCCTGCGCGCATCAAACAGCCGTCAGAAGGGCGCACTGTCGCGATTTCGCACTACCGTGACCCCGCACCTGTCGAGGTGCCCGTCGTCGCGGAGATTGTGCTCACGATCGATGAGAGGTATTACATTCTGCAGGCAACGGAACACGAGGGGACGTTGGCGATCCCGTTCCGCGACGAAACAAGCGGCATCTCCTCTTATGGCTCGGGTCGAGTTCTGGAGCTCCCACTTGACGGACCAGACCCTGTGAAGGTGGGAGACGTTGCTTTCATCGATCTCAACCGGGCGCGATTGCTTCCGTGCGCGTTCAGCCCGGCCTGGAACTGCCCGCTGCCACCGAGCGACAATGTGCTGCCTATCGCCATCGAGGCGGGCGAGAAATGGCCGGTGGATGCCGCGGGCAAACCGCTCGATAGCGACTGA
- the der gene encoding ribosome biogenesis GTPase Der yields MADPTPDDDQFGDDDNLAEHLESLDDDLVEQRADTLRRGLDDYDLDETDLEMLETAAEGPEAIRYLPTLPVVAIVGRPNVGKSALVNRIIGRREAVVEDTPGVTRDRVSYRAEWNGRHFTLVDTGGWEPDAKGIDASVAAQAEVAIDLADAVMFVVDANVGATSTDEHVVRLLRKVKKPVYLVANKVDDVRQEPNTADLWSLGLGEPRGVSALHGRGVADLLDLVLDKLPEVSAVAKREVGGPRRVAIVGRPNVGKSSLLNKAAGEERVVVNDIAGTTRDPVDEQVEIAGKVWRFVDTAGIRRRVHMQQGADFYASLRTSAALEKAEVGVVVIDVSEPISEQDVRIVDLVLQSGRALVLAFNKWDLLDDERRWFLEREIEQDLGHVSWAPRVNISAQTGRHLEKLVPALEVALESWDTRIATGKFNAFLAELVAEHPHPLRGGKQPRVLFGTQASSRPPTFVLFTTGFLDPGYRRFIQRRLREIYGFEGSPIVINMRVRERRKR; encoded by the coding sequence ATGGCTGACCCCACGCCCGATGACGACCAGTTCGGCGATGATGATAATCTCGCCGAGCACCTGGAGTCGCTCGACGATGATCTGGTCGAGCAGCGTGCCGACACGCTTAGGCGCGGGCTCGACGACTACGACCTCGACGAAACCGATCTCGAGATGCTCGAGACGGCAGCCGAGGGACCCGAGGCGATTCGCTACCTGCCGACGCTTCCCGTCGTGGCAATCGTCGGGCGGCCGAACGTGGGCAAATCGGCTCTCGTGAACCGAATTATCGGGCGCCGTGAGGCGGTAGTCGAAGACACGCCAGGGGTGACGCGCGACCGCGTCTCGTACCGTGCTGAATGGAACGGCAGGCACTTCACACTTGTCGACACCGGCGGGTGGGAACCTGATGCCAAGGGCATCGACGCATCCGTTGCCGCTCAGGCGGAAGTCGCCATCGATCTCGCCGACGCCGTCATGTTCGTCGTCGATGCGAATGTGGGCGCCACAAGCACAGACGAGCACGTTGTGCGTCTGCTTCGCAAGGTGAAGAAGCCCGTCTACCTCGTCGCCAATAAGGTGGATGACGTGCGGCAGGAGCCGAACACCGCGGACCTGTGGTCGCTCGGCCTCGGCGAACCGCGTGGTGTCTCAGCGCTGCACGGGCGCGGCGTCGCTGATCTTCTCGACCTTGTTCTCGATAAGCTCCCCGAGGTCTCCGCTGTCGCGAAGCGGGAGGTCGGCGGGCCACGGCGTGTGGCGATTGTCGGCCGACCGAACGTGGGCAAGTCGAGCCTGCTCAACAAGGCAGCGGGAGAAGAACGCGTCGTCGTCAATGACATTGCCGGTACGACACGCGATCCTGTTGACGAACAGGTTGAGATCGCTGGCAAGGTGTGGAGATTCGTCGACACTGCCGGCATCCGCCGTCGCGTGCACATGCAGCAGGGTGCAGACTTTTACGCGTCTCTGCGCACGAGCGCAGCCCTTGAAAAGGCGGAGGTCGGTGTCGTCGTGATCGACGTGAGTGAACCGATCTCTGAGCAGGACGTCCGCATTGTTGACCTCGTGCTGCAGTCAGGTCGCGCCCTCGTGCTCGCCTTCAATAAGTGGGATCTACTCGATGACGAGCGTCGCTGGTTTCTCGAGCGCGAGATCGAACAAGATCTCGGACATGTGTCGTGGGCACCGCGAGTGAACATCTCGGCGCAGACTGGGCGACACCTCGAAAAGCTGGTTCCGGCTCTCGAGGTGGCGCTTGAGTCGTGGGACACGCGAATTGCGACGGGAAAGTTCAATGCATTTCTCGCCGAACTCGTCGCCGAGCATCCGCACCCGCTGCGCGGCGGAAAGCAGCCTCGTGTGCTCTTCGGCACGCAGGCCTCGTCGCGCCCTCCGACATTTGTGCTTTTCACTACGGGCTTCCTCGACCCCGGCTACCGTCGCTTCATTCAGCGTCGCCTCCGAGAGATTTATGGTTTCGAAGGCAGCCCCATCGTCATCAACATGCGGGTGCGCGAACGACGTAAACGATGA
- a CDS encoding NUDIX domain-containing protein has product MVRIIPPVPGEPRRPRGPRDSGDAWVEGERGRFWGRYGAAGLIAWDPARGVLLQHRAEWSDQGGTWGLPGGALHEGESAIDGALREAHEEAGVPADQLLPRLTSTFSVGYWSYTTVIAEVTKPFEPVMNDHESIALEWVPLDSVASAPLHPGFEASWPHLRPLLGCSPQLIIDAANVVGSRPDGWWRDRRAAAARLRDRLEALSSEGIADEKVAGLRWCPEIVMVVEGQAKGGGNSAHVRVVNAPGEGDDEIVEQVAALIVGQAERDVTVITSDRELAARVEELGGHVHGAAWLLERMDTVVDR; this is encoded by the coding sequence GTGGTACGAATTATCCCTCCGGTTCCCGGTGAACCACGGCGCCCTCGTGGCCCGCGCGACTCCGGCGATGCCTGGGTCGAAGGGGAGCGAGGCAGGTTCTGGGGCCGCTATGGGGCGGCCGGGCTCATCGCCTGGGACCCGGCGCGCGGCGTTCTTCTGCAGCATCGCGCCGAGTGGAGCGACCAGGGAGGAACCTGGGGTCTCCCTGGCGGGGCCTTGCACGAGGGAGAGAGCGCTATCGACGGCGCACTCCGCGAAGCTCATGAAGAGGCGGGAGTCCCCGCGGATCAGTTGCTTCCGCGCCTGACATCGACGTTCTCAGTTGGCTACTGGAGTTACACGACGGTGATCGCCGAAGTGACGAAGCCCTTCGAGCCCGTAATGAACGACCACGAGAGCATCGCGCTGGAATGGGTTCCGTTAGACAGCGTCGCCTCAGCGCCGCTGCACCCCGGCTTCGAAGCATCCTGGCCACACCTGCGACCGTTGCTCGGGTGTTCTCCGCAACTTATCATCGACGCAGCGAACGTCGTCGGCTCTCGCCCAGACGGATGGTGGCGCGATCGCCGTGCCGCAGCCGCGCGCCTGCGCGACCGGCTGGAAGCCCTCAGCAGCGAAGGAATCGCCGATGAGAAGGTGGCTGGCTTGCGGTGGTGTCCGGAGATCGTCATGGTCGTCGAGGGCCAGGCGAAGGGCGGAGGAAATTCTGCCCACGTCCGCGTGGTGAACGCCCCGGGCGAGGGTGACGATGAGATCGTGGAGCAGGTGGCAGCGTTGATCGTCGGCCAGGCAGAAAGAGATGTGACGGTGATCACGAGCGACCGAGAGCTGGCCGCTCGTGTCGAAGAGCTTGGAGGGCACGTGCACGGGGCTGCATGGCTATTGGAACGCATGGATACGGTGGTCGATCGATGA